In a single window of the Helicobacter sp. MIT 99-5507 genome:
- the asd gene encoding aspartate-semialdehyde dehydrogenase: protein MKDFIVAIVGASGAVGEEIITLLENVDFGIKELIPLASSRSVGKSITFRGKKIPILETTHDIFAKLNIDIAFFSAGGSISSEFAPSATKAGTLVIDNTSFFRMQDNVPLIVPEVNPDDIRLWKNTGIIANPNCSTIQMVQVLDPLHKKFDIQRVDVSTYQAVSGAGKKGMESLLTQTAKEINNSNDKVLDSFTHKIAFNLIPHIDVFLDNGYTKEEVKMIKETSKIMHSNFALSATCVRVPILRSHSESISIRFNSKVSAKEVREVLESAENVIVIDDIANNKYPMPIIATNTDNTYVGRIREDYFDKNTIHLFCVADQIRVGAATNAIRIAQKWVKIRES from the coding sequence ATGAAAGATTTTATAGTAGCTATCGTAGGTGCAAGTGGTGCTGTCGGAGAAGAAATAATTACTCTATTAGAAAATGTAGATTTTGGTATTAAGGAATTAATTCCTCTTGCAAGTTCAAGAAGTGTAGGGAAAAGTATAACTTTTAGAGGAAAAAAAATACCTATTTTAGAAACTACTCATGATATATTTGCAAAGCTAAATATTGATATTGCATTTTTTTCTGCTGGTGGAAGCATAAGTAGTGAGTTTGCGCCAAGTGCTACAAAAGCTGGAACATTAGTCATTGATAATACTAGCTTTTTTAGAATGCAAGATAATGTACCTCTTATTGTCCCAGAAGTAAATCCAGATGATATTAGATTATGGAAAAATACAGGAATAATAGCAAATCCAAATTGCTCTACTATACAAATGGTGCAAGTCTTAGATCCATTGCATAAAAAGTTTGATATACAAAGAGTTGATGTTAGCACTTATCAAGCAGTTAGTGGTGCAGGAAAAAAAGGCATGGAATCTCTACTTACTCAAACAGCAAAAGAAATCAACAATAGCAATGATAAAGTGCTAGATTCTTTTACTCATAAAATCGCATTTAATCTAATACCTCATATTGATGTATTTTTAGATAATGGATACACAAAAGAAGAAGTAAAAATGATAAAAGAAACTAGTAAGATAATGCATTCAAATTTTGCACTTAGTGCTACATGTGTGCGAGTGCCAATCTTGCGTAGTCATAGTGAATCAATTAGTATTAGATTTAATTCAAAAGTAAGTGCAAAAGAAGTAAGAGAAGTCTTAGAATCTGCAGAAAATGTAATAGTCATAGATGATATAGCTAACAATAAATATCCAATGCCAATTATTGCTACTAATACAGATAATACCTATGTAGGAAGGATTAGAGAAGACTATTTTGATAAAAATACTATCCATCTTTTTTGTGTTGCAGATCAAATTAGAGTAGGAGCAGCAACAAATGCTATTAGAATCGCACAAAAATGGGTAAAAATAAGAGAATCTTAA
- a CDS encoding radical SAM protein: MMVFGPIFSRRFGISLGVDLSPQKKQCNFDCLYCELKPPKRGMPKTIANFDKVLPLENLLENVKEALKVHKNIDVLTITANGEPTLYPHLKEFIIQIKPYIPKNVKSLILSNGSLFGDKKLQDTLKEFDIVKFSLDSISSSFKKIDRPHKSLTIEDIKDGIKSYAKIRKNTLICEILVVENINDNDNDMILLADFLREIKVDRIDLGTIDRPPAYNIKAVSFERLLELSKNFESKDSKDLFVSLPQRKNTNIDILINLSESDILNTLQKRPIAVNEIENLFNKNSVDRFQKLFKDGVIKIKNMGLIDFYTL; encoded by the coding sequence ATGATGGTATTTGGACCAATTTTTTCAAGAAGATTTGGAATCTCACTTGGAGTTGATCTTTCACCACAAAAAAAGCAATGTAATTTTGACTGCCTATATTGTGAGCTAAAACCACCAAAAAGAGGAATGCCAAAAACAATTGCAAATTTTGATAAGGTTTTGCCACTAGAAAATCTACTAGAGAATGTAAAAGAAGCACTAAAAGTTCATAAAAATATTGATGTGCTTACGATTACTGCAAATGGTGAGCCTACCTTATATCCGCATCTAAAAGAATTTATCATACAGATAAAGCCATATATTCCAAAAAATGTAAAAAGCCTAATCCTTAGCAATGGAAGTCTTTTTGGGGATAAAAAATTGCAAGATACGCTAAAAGAATTTGATATTGTAAAGTTTAGTTTAGATTCTATTTCTTCAAGTTTTAAAAAAATCGATAGACCGCATAAAAGCCTTACAATAGAAGATATAAAAGATGGAATAAAAAGTTATGCAAAGATTAGAAAAAATACTCTTATTTGTGAGATTTTAGTAGTAGAAAATATCAATGATAATGATAATGATATGATATTACTTGCTGATTTTTTAAGAGAAATTAAAGTTGATAGAATCGATTTAGGCACGATTGATAGACCGCCAGCTTATAATATCAAGGCTGTCAGTTTTGAGAGATTATTAGAATTAAGTAAAAATTTTGAAAGCAAAGATTCTAAAGATTTGTTTGTAAGCTTACCACAAAGAAAAAATACCAATATAGATATTTTGATAAATTTAAGTGAAAGTGATATACTAAATACATTGCAAAAGCGACCTATTGCGGTAAATGAAATAGAGAATCTATTTAATAAAAATAGTGTAGATAGATTCCAAAAACTATTTAAAGATGGAGTTATTAAGATAAAAAATATGGGCTTAATTGATTTTTATACACTTTAA
- the nadD gene encoding nicotinate (nicotinamide) nucleotide adenylyltransferase: protein MECKIAIFGGSFDPPHKGHKAIVDELLKLDFLDLIIILPAFLNPFKNKPLFLPQKRLELLNEIIKKDKRILISNFEIKQKITHSIDSIKYFKDFYKPDSIYFVIGADILQDLYKWHKIDEILNEVNLIIARRNDIDIESSEFYKKDKTIILDTNYNISSTILREQYFANFKDY, encoded by the coding sequence TTGGAATGTAAAATAGCAATTTTTGGTGGCTCATTTGACCCACCACATAAAGGGCATAAAGCCATAGTAGATGAATTATTAAAGCTAGATTTTTTAGATTTAATCATAATTTTGCCAGCATTTTTAAATCCATTTAAAAATAAGCCTCTTTTTTTGCCACAAAAAAGACTAGAATTGCTAAATGAAATAATAAAAAAAGATAAAAGGATTCTAATATCCAATTTTGAAATAAAGCAAAAAATCACTCATAGCATAGATTCTATCAAGTATTTCAAGGATTTTTATAAACCAGATTCTATATATTTTGTAATTGGAGCAGATATTTTGCAAGATTTGTATAAATGGCATAAAATAGATGAAATCCTAAATGAGGTAAATCTAATAATAGCAAGGCGAAATGATATAGATATAGAATCTAGTGAGTTTTACAAAAAAGATAAAACCATCATTCTTGATACAAACTATAATATCTCATCTACAATATTAAGAGAGCAATATTTTGCTAATTTTAAAGATTATTAG
- a CDS encoding branched-chain amino acid transporter permease has product MDILFIILVIAVANFITRLLPYFIVPKEIPSFINYISNILPNVIIAMLVVYCLKDTKFLAPFYGLKEIISIFVVVTLHLSLRISIVSILGGVMCYMILVQKFGM; this is encoded by the coding sequence ATGGATATTTTGTTTATTATTTTAGTGATTGCAGTAGCAAATTTTATCACTAGATTATTGCCATATTTTATTGTGCCAAAGGAGATTCCATCATTTATCAATTATATCTCAAATATATTGCCAAATGTAATTATTGCTATGCTTGTGGTGTATTGTCTAAAAGATACAAAATTTTTAGCTCCATTTTATGGATTAAAAGAGATTATAAGCATATTTGTAGTTGTTACACTTCATTTAAGCCTAAGAATATCAATAGTTAGTATTTTAGGCGGAGTTATGTGCTATATGATTTTGGTGCAAAAATTTGGAATGTAA
- a CDS encoding ankyrin repeat domain-containing protein produces the protein MGLFDRFFHKQEKEEVVEEIKKYDGNFFNIARTGSLKDVREALRDGAGINDKNDQWCTPLMFAAEENTDPEVIKELIKAGAILGMKTKGGATPLMGAAQKNSNPEVLQALIDAGADVNIVNDIGFTPLIYAAIFNPNPEFIIRLVKAGARVNYSNNIGYTAFIYAALNSKNIIILKTLLELGANPNHRDMNNLRAIDHLRKETDYQNNEIYKFLLSLESDSK, from the coding sequence ATGGGTTTATTTGATAGATTCTTTCATAAACAAGAAAAAGAGGAAGTTGTTGAAGAAATAAAAAAATATGATGGTAATTTTTTTAATATAGCAAGAACAGGTAGCCTTAAAGATGTAAGAGAAGCACTAAGAGATGGTGCAGGTATTAATGATAAAAATGATCAGTGGTGCACTCCTTTGATGTTTGCAGCAGAGGAAAATACAGACCCAGAAGTAATAAAAGAGCTAATAAAAGCTGGTGCAATTTTGGGAATGAAAACAAAAGGCGGAGCCACTCCACTAATGGGTGCAGCACAAAAAAATAGCAATCCAGAAGTATTACAAGCCTTGATTGATGCGGGTGCAGATGTAAATATTGTAAATGATATAGGATTTACACCTTTAATATATGCAGCCATATTTAATCCAAACCCAGAATTTATAATAAGATTAGTAAAAGCTGGTGCTCGTGTAAATTATTCTAACAACATAGGCTATACAGCTTTTATATACGCTGCATTAAATAGTAAAAATATAATCATATTAAAAACATTGCTTGAACTTGGTGCAAATCCAAATCATAGAGATATGAACAATTTAAGAGCAATTGATCATTTAAGAAAAGAGACTGACTATCAAAATAATGAAATATATAAATTTTTATTAAGCTTAGAATCTGATTCTAAATAG
- the rsfS gene encoding ribosome silencing factor, whose product MKERLDFIIDLLDSKKAENITLIDLKDSGYITQYVIIATSMADKHSFALLDYLKSELKPKGEVFYCTDEESGDWIIADLGDIMVHIFTENHRKKFNLEEFLSNYKKNMTTKN is encoded by the coding sequence TTGAAAGAGAGATTAGATTTTATTATTGATTTATTAGATAGTAAAAAAGCTGAAAATATTACACTTATTGATTTAAAAGATAGTGGATATATCACACAATATGTCATCATTGCTACGAGTATGGCAGATAAACATAGCTTTGCATTGCTAGATTATCTAAAAAGCGAGCTAAAGCCAAAGGGTGAAGTGTTTTATTGCACTGATGAGGAGAGTGGTGATTGGATTATTGCTGATTTAGGTGATATTATGGTGCATATTTTTACAGAAAATCATAGAAAGAAATTTAATTTGGAAGAATTTTTATCAAACTACAAAAAGAATATGACTACAAAAAATTAG